A genomic window from Streptomyces sp. MST-110588 includes:
- a CDS encoding MFS transporter: MKPSRTRLLGPTYTITVICAGSSMPTSLYTEYARRFRLSPFAVTGLFTVYVAVLLPTMLLCGGLSDRWGRRPVAFAGLALAASASTLLASAPLALAHAPQVLYAGRLLQGVAAALTSGAATAALADAAREEPDAPEEPGAPQEGGATRARGGAVSLASLAISIGSASGPLLSGTLAAVAPPPSRPRTCATSRSSLPSR, from the coding sequence ATGAAGCCGAGCCGTACGCGCCTGCTGGGGCCGACGTACACCATCACGGTGATCTGCGCCGGCTCCAGCATGCCCACCTCCCTCTACACCGAGTACGCGCGCCGCTTCCGGCTCTCCCCGTTCGCGGTGACCGGTCTGTTCACGGTCTACGTCGCCGTACTCCTCCCCACGATGCTGCTGTGCGGGGGCCTGTCGGACCGCTGGGGACGCCGCCCGGTGGCGTTCGCCGGCCTCGCGCTGGCCGCGTCGGCGTCCACGCTGCTGGCCTCGGCGCCACTGGCCTTGGCGCACGCGCCGCAGGTCCTGTACGCGGGACGGCTGCTGCAGGGGGTGGCGGCGGCGCTCACCTCCGGCGCGGCGACGGCCGCCCTGGCCGACGCCGCGCGGGAGGAACCCGACGCGCCGGAAGAACCCGGCGCCCCACAGGAGGGAGGCGCCACCCGCGCCCGGGGCGGCGCCGTCTCCCTCGCCTCGCTGGCCATCTCCATCGGCAGCGCGAGCGGCCCGCTGCTCTCCGGGACGCTCGCCGCGGTCGCCCCGCCCCCCTCTCGGCCCCGTACGTGTGCCACCTCGCGCTCCTCGCTCCCCTCCCGCTGA
- a CDS encoding MFS transporter: MRWPHGVPKAPGPWRPRRPGVPRAVRHDFTTAAVTTVFAWSLLGVFLALVPSVAAALNHTAGTAVGGGIVALMLVCSALAQSCATRLAPGAGQLAGLGVMPAGLALLVLASGTRSLPLLAVAAVVSGAGQGIGFTGALTDLSAVLPAQARGEVLSVAYAVGYLALAVPVLGIGALADRTGVLPAVTWFGALAAPGCLITLAWFHRSRIRTTAVRRHSAGRKEQRPVLPAPTAPLTPSHTAPATAPPPTDDKGDAAAPP; this comes from the coding sequence ATGCGCTGGCCGCACGGCGTACCAAAGGCGCCGGGCCCATGGCGCCCACGCCGTCCGGGCGTCCCACGGGCGGTACGGCACGACTTCACGACGGCCGCCGTCACGACCGTCTTCGCCTGGAGCCTGCTCGGCGTCTTCCTCGCGCTGGTGCCGTCGGTGGCCGCGGCCCTGAACCACACCGCCGGCACCGCGGTGGGCGGTGGGATCGTCGCGCTGATGCTGGTGTGCTCGGCACTGGCACAGTCCTGCGCCACACGGCTCGCCCCCGGCGCCGGCCAGCTCGCGGGCCTCGGCGTGATGCCGGCCGGGCTAGCGCTGCTCGTACTGGCCTCCGGCACCCGCAGCCTCCCGCTGCTGGCCGTCGCCGCCGTCGTCTCGGGGGCGGGCCAGGGCATCGGTTTCACCGGCGCCCTCACCGACCTGAGCGCGGTCCTCCCCGCCCAGGCACGCGGAGAGGTGCTGTCGGTGGCGTACGCGGTCGGCTATCTCGCCCTGGCCGTACCCGTACTCGGAATCGGCGCCCTCGCGGACCGTACGGGCGTCCTGCCCGCCGTGACATGGTTCGGGGCACTCGCCGCTCCCGGCTGCCTGATCACCCTCGCGTGGTTCCACCGCAGCAGAATCCGCACCACAGCCGTACGACGGCACTCCGCAGGCCGGAAAGAACAGCGCCCCGTCCTCCCGGCCCCCACCGCACCCCTGACCCCCTCACATACGGCACCGGCCACGGCTCCGCCACCCACCGACGACAAAGGAGACGCCGCGGCCCCACCGTAA
- a CDS encoding methylmalonyl-CoA mutase family protein, whose product MAYEPDGTRQPDGARRNESGLPVEPVYRPDALDGWDPDTELGEPGAYPFTRGVYPTMYTGRPWTMRQYAGFGTAAESNARFHRLIAAGTTGLSVAFDLPTQMGHDSDAPLAAGEVGKVGVAIDSLEDMRLLFDGIPLGEVSTSMTINAPGALLLLLYQLVGEEQGVPAARLSGTVQNDVLKEYIARGTYIFPPRPSLRLVADTFRYCRAEIPRWNTISISGYHMAEAGASPAQEIAFTLADGIEYVRTAVAAGMDVDEFAPRLSFFFVARTTLLEEVAKFRAARRIWARVMKEEFGARDPRSLMLRFHTQTAGVQLTAQQPEVNLVRVAVQGLAAVLGGTQSLHTNSFDEAIALPTDKSARLALRTQQVLAYETDVTATVDPFAGSYAVESMTDGVEAAARELMDRVADLGGAVAAIEHGFQKGEIERTAYRIARETEAGERTVVGVNRFALDEEEPYEPLRVDPAVEAQQVRRLEAVRARRDAAAVTGALTALKEAAAGTGNVLYPMREALRAEATVGEVCGTLREVWGTYTPTAPF is encoded by the coding sequence ATGGCGTACGAACCGGACGGAACCCGGCAACCGGACGGGGCCCGGCGCAACGAGAGCGGACTGCCCGTCGAACCCGTCTACCGCCCCGACGCGCTCGACGGCTGGGACCCGGACACCGAACTCGGCGAGCCCGGGGCGTACCCCTTCACCCGCGGCGTGTACCCGACGATGTACACCGGCCGGCCCTGGACGATGCGTCAGTACGCGGGCTTCGGCACGGCCGCCGAGTCCAACGCCCGTTTCCACCGGTTGATCGCCGCCGGTACCACGGGCCTGTCGGTCGCCTTCGACCTGCCGACCCAGATGGGCCACGACTCCGACGCGCCGCTCGCCGCCGGCGAGGTCGGCAAGGTCGGTGTGGCCATCGACTCCCTTGAGGACATGCGCCTCCTGTTCGACGGGATCCCGCTGGGCGAGGTCTCCACGTCCATGACCATCAACGCGCCCGGCGCGCTGCTCCTGCTGCTCTACCAGCTCGTCGGCGAGGAGCAGGGGGTGCCGGCCGCCCGGCTCAGCGGCACCGTCCAGAACGACGTACTGAAGGAATACATCGCGCGCGGCACCTACATCTTCCCGCCCAGGCCGTCACTGCGCCTGGTCGCGGACACCTTCCGGTACTGCCGGGCCGAGATCCCCCGCTGGAACACCATCTCCATCTCCGGCTACCACATGGCCGAGGCCGGGGCCTCACCCGCGCAGGAGATCGCCTTCACCCTCGCCGACGGCATCGAGTACGTCCGTACGGCGGTGGCCGCCGGCATGGACGTGGACGAGTTCGCCCCACGGCTGTCCTTCTTCTTCGTCGCCCGCACCACCCTCCTGGAAGAGGTCGCCAAGTTCCGCGCGGCGCGCAGGATCTGGGCCCGGGTGATGAAGGAGGAGTTCGGCGCGCGCGACCCCAGGTCGCTGATGCTGCGCTTCCACACCCAGACCGCGGGCGTCCAGCTCACCGCCCAGCAGCCGGAGGTGAACCTGGTACGGGTCGCCGTCCAGGGCCTCGCGGCGGTCCTGGGCGGCACCCAGTCCCTGCACACCAACTCCTTCGACGAGGCCATCGCGCTCCCCACGGACAAGTCGGCGCGGCTGGCGCTGCGGACGCAACAGGTGCTCGCGTACGAGACGGACGTGACCGCCACCGTCGACCCCTTCGCCGGGTCCTACGCCGTGGAGTCGATGACCGACGGCGTGGAGGCGGCGGCCCGCGAACTGATGGACCGGGTGGCGGACCTGGGCGGCGCGGTGGCCGCCATCGAACACGGCTTCCAGAAGGGTGAGATCGAGCGCACCGCCTACCGCATCGCCCGCGAGACCGAGGCGGGCGAGCGGACCGTCGTCGGCGTCAACCGCTTCGCACTGGATGAGGAGGAGCCGTACGAGCCGCTGCGGGTGGACCCCGCGGTCGAGGCCCAGCAGGTACGGCGCCTGGAGGCGGTACGTGCCCGGCGCGACGCGGCGGCCGTCACCGGCGCGCTGACCGCCCTGAAGGAAGCCGCCGCCGGTACGGGCAACGTCCTGTACCCGATGCGTGAGGCGCTGCGGGCGGAGGCGACGGTCGGCGAGGTCTGCGGCACGCTGCGGGAGGTGTGGGGCACCTATACGCCCACGGCGCCGTTCTGA
- a CDS encoding L,D-transpeptidase family protein has translation MVAAGLLALTATTVTAGCRAVSVDPAGGAAAGPGGLGGLSRSQGEQGDAEGAGTAETSDASGTSGTADTAGAAAGGRSAAGRDGGGSPSRTDSAGPEGGSGSGAAHPTAPDRRSGYAPAPGPVPAPGAHGVLVRELQARLAELKLFDHGPTGYYGSVTAAAVASFQGRSGLPRTGGTDSATWRALRDRTRQPTWTQLYPPTSRPVAAPDPRCLTGRVLCISKSSDTLAWMIDGRVISAMDVRFGAQYTPTREGAFRITFKSRHHVSTLYRTAMPYAMFFSGGQAVHYSADFAARGYHGASHGCVNVRDRTKIAALFAEVRTGDRVVVYK, from the coding sequence GTGGTGGCCGCGGGGCTGCTGGCACTGACGGCGACGACGGTGACGGCCGGGTGCCGGGCCGTGAGCGTCGACCCGGCCGGCGGCGCGGCGGCGGGCCCGGGCGGCCTGGGCGGCCTGTCGCGGTCGCAGGGAGAGCAGGGGGACGCCGAAGGGGCGGGCACGGCGGAGACATCGGACGCATCGGGCACATCGGGTACGGCGGACACGGCCGGGGCTGCCGCCGGGGGCCGGTCCGCGGCGGGCCGGGACGGCGGCGGTTCCCCCTCCCGTACGGACTCCGCCGGTCCCGAAGGCGGCAGCGGCTCCGGCGCGGCGCACCCCACGGCCCCGGACCGCCGGTCCGGCTACGCTCCCGCGCCCGGGCCGGTCCCGGCGCCCGGCGCGCATGGAGTGCTGGTGCGCGAACTCCAGGCGCGCCTGGCCGAGCTGAAGCTGTTCGACCACGGCCCGACGGGCTATTACGGGTCGGTCACCGCGGCGGCGGTCGCGTCCTTCCAGGGCCGGTCGGGCCTGCCGCGTACCGGTGGGACGGACTCCGCCACGTGGCGCGCGCTGCGGGACCGTACGCGGCAGCCGACGTGGACGCAGTTGTACCCGCCCACCAGCCGGCCGGTCGCCGCACCCGACCCGCGCTGTCTGACCGGGCGGGTGCTGTGCATCAGCAAGAGCAGCGACACGCTGGCGTGGATGATCGACGGACGGGTGATCTCGGCGATGGACGTACGCTTCGGCGCCCAGTACACGCCGACCCGCGAGGGCGCCTTCCGGATCACCTTCAAGAGCCGGCACCACGTCTCCACGCTCTACCGCACGGCCATGCCGTACGCGATGTTCTTCAGCGGCGGGCAGGCGGTGCACTATTCGGCCGATTTCGCGGCCCGCGGCTATCACGGCGCCTCGCACGGCTGTGTGAACGTACGGGACCGGACGAAGATCGCCGCGCTGTTCGCGGAGGTACGCACGGGCGACCGGGTCGTCGTCTACAAGTGA
- a CDS encoding RNA polymerase sigma factor, whose product MRGDDIQPDDGRLTVAVQAAQDGDETAFRTVYRAVHPRLLGYVRTLVGDADAEDVASEAWLQITRDLAHFSGDADRFRGWAARIARNRALDHIRMRGRRPVIGGDESELADKPGEADTVGEAMEALGTGRTFRLISQLPQDQAEAVVLRVVVGLDAKSAAGVLGKRPGAVRTAAHRGLRRLADLITGGGEAGGARGTLPERSGHRAVGGSVPGSPGPSRKGGGAMDGVPVQGRGRRDGAAEPYVPGVTETAARTQKDM is encoded by the coding sequence GTGCGAGGGGACGACATTCAGCCGGACGACGGCCGGCTGACGGTCGCCGTACAGGCGGCGCAGGACGGCGACGAGACGGCGTTCCGTACCGTCTATCGGGCCGTGCATCCCCGGCTGCTCGGATATGTCCGGACTTTGGTGGGCGATGCGGACGCCGAGGACGTCGCCTCCGAGGCATGGCTGCAGATAACCCGTGACCTGGCGCACTTCAGCGGTGACGCGGACCGTTTCCGGGGGTGGGCCGCGCGGATAGCGCGCAACCGGGCCCTGGATCACATACGGATGCGCGGCCGGCGCCCTGTCATAGGGGGTGATGAATCGGAATTGGCCGATAAGCCGGGTGAAGCGGACACGGTGGGGGAGGCCATGGAGGCGCTCGGTACGGGGCGCACCTTCCGGCTCATATCCCAGCTCCCGCAGGACCAGGCCGAGGCGGTGGTGCTGCGGGTCGTCGTCGGACTGGACGCCAAGAGCGCGGCCGGGGTGCTGGGCAAGCGGCCCGGCGCGGTACGGACCGCCGCCCACCGCGGACTGCGCCGGCTGGCCGACCTGATCACCGGCGGCGGTGAGGCCGGCGGGGCGCGCGGGACGCTGCCCGAACGGTCCGGACACAGGGCGGTAGGCGGCTCGGTCCCCGGGAGCCCGGGCCCGTCCCGGAAGGGCGGGGGAGCGATGGACGGCGTCCCCGTACAGGGTCGCGGGCGCCGCGACGGCGCCGCGGAACCGTACGTACCAGGTGTGACGGAAACGGCCGCACGAACGCAGAAGGACATGTGA
- a CDS encoding DUF3291 domain-containing protein translates to MPHLALYTFGVLKSPITDPAPLTRELRDSGEGIYRTISRHPGYLTRAEAADRTRGTHFDLDWGAWGEFIVPAWYDKGRTVETAALDATLSLWTDLRPAFDAIYTGLHREALNRRYDWFERTGHPSYVLWWASDGAIPTWQDGVSRLEHLHAHGSAPHAFTFHHSFAPDGTPTRNKGIGPQSDQAH, encoded by the coding sequence ATGCCTCATCTTGCTCTGTACACATTCGGCGTTCTGAAGTCACCCATCACCGACCCCGCGCCTCTCACGCGCGAACTCCGCGACAGCGGCGAGGGCATCTACCGGACGATCAGCCGGCACCCCGGGTACCTCACTCGTGCTGAAGCGGCAGACCGCACCCGCGGCACACACTTCGACCTGGACTGGGGCGCGTGGGGCGAGTTCATCGTACCGGCCTGGTACGACAAGGGCCGTACGGTGGAAACCGCCGCCCTGGACGCGACCCTCTCGCTCTGGACCGACCTGCGCCCCGCCTTCGACGCCATCTACACCGGTCTGCACCGCGAGGCGCTGAACAGGCGTTACGACTGGTTCGAGAGGACAGGACACCCGAGTTACGTGCTCTGGTGGGCCTCCGATGGCGCGATACCCACCTGGCAGGACGGGGTTTCCCGGCTGGAGCACCTCCACGCCCACGGCTCCGCACCGCACGCCTTCACCTTCCACCACTCGTTCGCCCCGGACGGAACTCCGACCAGGAACAAAGGCATCGGTCCGCAGAGCGACCAGGCCCACTGA
- a CDS encoding class I SAM-dependent methyltransferase, which yields MIEQDPLDATRDAYDAAASTYAQMFRDTLRDSPLDRAMLSLFADVVHTSGNNHVADLGCGPGHITPYLNELGLTAFGVDASPAMIELARQAYPGLRYDVGSMAALDIADGTLGGVLSRWSVIHTPPQELPAILTEFHRVLAPGGHLLIGFSAGDDPSHPAQVFDHAVAPAYRWWPDHLAAMLSESGLSEVARMVRAPQPTDRRQFKETQLLARKA from the coding sequence ATGATCGAACAAGACCCCCTCGACGCCACCCGCGACGCCTACGACGCCGCCGCCTCCACCTATGCGCAGATGTTCCGCGACACCCTGCGGGACAGCCCCCTGGACCGCGCGATGCTGAGCCTGTTCGCCGACGTCGTACACACCAGTGGCAACAACCACGTCGCGGACCTGGGCTGCGGTCCCGGCCATATCACCCCCTACCTGAACGAGCTGGGCCTTACAGCATTCGGTGTCGACGCTTCCCCCGCCATGATCGAACTGGCTCGCCAGGCATACCCAGGCCTGCGGTACGACGTGGGCTCGATGGCCGCCCTGGACATCGCCGACGGCACGCTGGGCGGCGTACTCTCACGCTGGTCCGTCATCCACACCCCACCGCAGGAACTCCCCGCCATCCTTACGGAGTTCCACCGCGTCCTGGCGCCCGGCGGCCATCTCCTGATCGGCTTCTCGGCCGGCGATGACCCGTCCCACCCGGCGCAGGTCTTCGATCACGCGGTCGCCCCGGCTTACCGGTGGTGGCCTGACCACCTCGCCGCGATGCTGAGCGAGTCCGGCCTGTCCGAGGTGGCCCGGATGGTACGCGCTCCCCAGCCCACCGACCGGCGCCAGTTCAAGGAAACCCAACTACTCGCGCGCAAAGCCTAG
- a CDS encoding glycoside hydrolase family 20 protein has product MADGRGLGRGPRGLLREPRDPSSGGDSKAATATSAAPTPTWAPVTGPPHAIPAVRAFHPGQGRGWRPTKTARIVVPAGEQSPLADEARLLARDLGGLRTIWSAPGRETVRPGDIELRQADGPDPEAYTLTARDTRLTLTAPTDAGIFYGTRTVLQSVRASGGVPEGTVEDRPDRPQRGLSLDIARKHFPAQWIEDRIRELADLKFNQLQLHFSDDQGFRIESERHPEVVSPDHLTKAQVRHLVELARGLHVTVIPEIDSPGHLGAVLKAHPHLRLTGSDGGTVRGAIDISRPEAAGLVDDLLREYAPLFPGAHWHLGGDEYAALTTRSPEASYPGLAQAAREKYGPSATVRDLATGWLNDRDHTLRAAGARTTEAWNDGYFPGGTIAPEPKRTVAYWTGKEIGAREPADYLDEGRRVVNLNDEYLYYVLGEPNEFRYPTGERIYKEWTPAVLRGTRPLPASRTGPDRVLGARFAVWCDFSGAQTPDQIAHGIRMPLRALSQKVWNPDRPPLSWKDFKALADRL; this is encoded by the coding sequence ATGGCTGACGGCCGCGGCCTCGGCCGTGGCCCTCGCGGGCTGCTCCGGGAGCCCCGGGACCCCTCGTCGGGAGGTGACAGCAAGGCCGCCACCGCGACTTCCGCCGCACCCACTCCCACCTGGGCCCCGGTGACCGGGCCACCCCACGCCATCCCCGCCGTACGGGCCTTCCACCCGGGCCAGGGGCGCGGCTGGCGGCCCACGAAAACGGCCCGGATCGTGGTCCCGGCCGGGGAGCAGAGCCCGCTCGCCGACGAGGCCCGTCTCCTGGCCCGGGACCTGGGCGGCCTGCGCACCATCTGGAGCGCGCCCGGCCGGGAGACCGTACGGCCCGGGGACATCGAGCTGCGGCAGGCGGACGGGCCGGACCCGGAGGCGTACACCCTCACCGCCCGTGACACCCGGCTCACCCTGACCGCCCCCACCGACGCCGGGATCTTCTACGGCACCCGTACGGTCCTGCAGTCCGTACGGGCCTCCGGCGGCGTCCCCGAAGGCACCGTCGAGGACCGGCCCGACCGCCCGCAGCGCGGCCTTTCGCTGGACATCGCCCGCAAGCACTTCCCGGCGCAGTGGATCGAGGACCGGATCCGCGAGCTGGCGGACCTGAAGTTCAACCAGCTCCAGCTCCACTTCTCCGACGACCAGGGCTTCCGCATCGAAAGCGAACGCCACCCCGAGGTCGTCTCCCCCGACCACCTCACCAAGGCACAGGTACGGCACCTGGTGGAGCTGGCCCGCGGCCTCCACGTCACCGTCATCCCCGAGATCGACTCCCCGGGCCACCTCGGCGCGGTCCTCAAGGCGCATCCGCACCTGCGGCTCACCGGCTCCGACGGCGGGACGGTCCGCGGCGCGATCGACATCTCCCGCCCCGAGGCGGCCGGACTCGTCGACGACCTGCTGCGCGAGTACGCCCCCCTCTTCCCCGGCGCCCACTGGCACCTGGGCGGCGACGAGTACGCCGCGCTGACGACCCGCTCCCCGGAGGCGTCCTACCCGGGCCTGGCGCAGGCGGCACGGGAGAAGTACGGCCCGTCGGCGACCGTACGGGACCTGGCGACCGGCTGGCTCAACGACCGCGACCACACCCTGCGCGCAGCGGGCGCCCGTACCACCGAAGCCTGGAACGACGGCTACTTCCCGGGCGGCACGATCGCCCCCGAACCGAAACGCACCGTCGCCTACTGGACGGGCAAGGAAATCGGCGCCCGGGAACCGGCGGACTACCTGGACGAGGGCCGCCGGGTCGTCAACCTCAACGACGAATACCTCTACTACGTCCTCGGTGAGCCGAACGAGTTCCGCTACCCGACCGGCGAGCGCATCTACAAGGAATGGACCCCGGCCGTACTCCGCGGCACCCGCCCCCTGCCGGCGTCCCGTACGGGCCCGGACCGGGTACTGGGCGCACGGTTCGCGGTCTGGTGCGACTTCTCCGGCGCCCAGACCCCGGACCAGATCGCCCACGGCATCCGCATGCCCCTGCGGGCCCTGTCCCAAAAGGTCTGGAACCCCGACCGCCCGCCCCTGTCCTGGAAGGACTTCAAAGCCCTGGCCGACCGCCTCTGA
- a CDS encoding 2-oxo-4-hydroxy-4-carboxy-5-ureidoimidazoline decarboxylase translates to MAPASAPPPGRSATTVTPTAAPPATPALSRPTRPLPRGDHAVQREPGRPADDAARSPARHPHARPARGRDPLLPSCRPGASGLERLNAATRRAAEDTLLTCCGSRRWARRLAEHRPYPDTGALLAACDEASYDLTRADLDEALAAETDAPYPPVSTHGPGPGPESGSGPRPGALAAHPAHTFQRAADTHTAQRAAHAETALRAAHAEYERKFRYAFVICLDGVRESERLNEVLSAIRVRMGNEEEKERAIAAEELRRIARSRLLARIAGRQH, encoded by the coding sequence GTGGCCCCCGCCTCGGCGCCACCTCCAGGCCGCTCCGCCACCACCGTCACACCCACAGCCGCACCACCCGCCACACCCGCCCTGTCCCGTCCCACCCGCCCACTCCCCCGAGGAGACCACGCTGTCCAGCGAGAACCCGGCCGCCCAGCCGACGACGCTGCGCGCTCCCCGGCCCGCCACCCCCACGCCCGCCCCGCCCGGGGCCGCGACCCGCTGCTGCCGTCGTGCAGGCCCGGCGCGAGCGGTCTGGAGCGGCTGAACGCGGCCACCCGCCGCGCCGCCGAGGACACGCTGCTGACCTGCTGCGGCAGCCGCCGCTGGGCCCGCCGCCTGGCCGAGCACCGCCCGTACCCCGACACCGGCGCCCTCCTCGCCGCCTGCGACGAGGCCAGCTACGACCTCACCCGGGCCGACCTGGACGAGGCGCTGGCCGCGGAGACCGACGCGCCGTACCCGCCGGTCTCCACCCACGGCCCCGGACCCGGCCCCGAATCCGGCTCCGGCCCCCGCCCCGGCGCGCTCGCCGCCCACCCCGCCCACACCTTCCAACGAGCCGCAGACACCCACACCGCCCAGCGCGCCGCCCACGCCGAGACCGCCCTGCGTGCCGCCCATGCCGAGTACGAACGCAAGTTCCGGTACGCCTTCGTGATCTGCCTGGACGGCGTCCGCGAGAGCGAACGGCTCAACGAGGTCCTGTCCGCCATCCGCGTCCGCATGGGCAACGAGGAGGAGAAGGAGCGCGCCATCGCCGCGGAGGAATTGCGGAGAATCGCCCGGAGCAGGCTTCTCGCCCGTATTGCCGGTCGTCAGCACTGA
- the sdhC gene encoding succinate dehydrogenase, cytochrome b556 subunit, with product MPAGTLYRGREGMWSWVAHRVTGVLIFFFLFVHVLDTALVRVSPEAYDDVVATYKTPVVNVMEYGLVAAILFHALNGLRVIAVDFWSKGPKYQKQMLWTVVGVWAVLMAGAFYPVLQHTLRTLFGS from the coding sequence GTGCCGGCTGGAACGCTGTACCGCGGCCGGGAAGGCATGTGGTCCTGGGTGGCTCATCGAGTCACCGGCGTCCTCATTTTCTTCTTCCTGTTCGTGCACGTCCTGGACACCGCACTCGTGCGTGTCTCGCCCGAGGCATACGACGACGTCGTTGCCACGTACAAGACGCCCGTCGTCAACGTGATGGAGTACGGCCTGGTGGCCGCCATCCTCTTCCACGCGCTCAATGGCCTGCGGGTCATCGCCGTGGACTTCTGGTCCAAGGGCCCGAAGTACCAGAAGCAGATGCTGTGGACCGTTGTCGGTGTCTGGGCCGTCCTGATGGCCGGCGCCTTCTACCCCGTGTTGCAGCACACGCTGCGCACGCTGTTCGGGAGCTGA